From the Temnothorax longispinosus isolate EJ_2023e chromosome 6, Tlon_JGU_v1, whole genome shotgun sequence genome, one window contains:
- the LOC139815161 gene encoding uncharacterized protein gives MDDTRLYKYYRTSGYGLNSLIYRFLIADYNLRRFFNLNAYCGAVTFITFIFVVIMAVCSIASLNTVTLNDILFRELFEKAEKKLPRMESVISIIPPYKCIHKHLQRMSVFQEKTKKMLCKEQLELEIMNSKMSCIEKLLKPEEQSKWRRSRSPKVYHRSINVEASK, from the exons ATGGACGACACCAGACTGTACAAGTACTATCGAACGTCCGGATACGGTTTGAATTCGCTG ATATACCGATTTCTCATCGCCGATTACAATCTCAGGCGGTTCTTCAACTTGAATGCTTATTGCGGAGCGGTGACTTTTATTACGTTCATCTTCGTAGTGATTATGGCTGTCTGTTCGATAGCA AGTTTGAACACGGTGACGTTGAACGATATACTTTTTCGTGAATTATTCGAGAAAGCGGAGAAG AAGCTACCGCGAATGGAGAGCGTCATTAGCATCATACCTCCGTACAAATGCATTCACAAGCAT CTACAGCGGATGAGCGTGTTCCAAgagaaaacaaagaaaatg TTATGCAAAGAGCAACTGGAGCTGGAAATAATGAACAGCAAAATGTCGTGCATCGAGAAGCTATTGAAGCCCGAG GAACAGTCCAAGTGGCGTCGTAGTAGATCACCAAAGGTATACCATCGTTCTATTAACGTGGAAGCATCAAAGtag
- the LOC139814234 gene encoding leucine-rich repeat, immunoglobulin-like domain and transmembrane domain-containing protein 2, with the protein MGVSVFLLYAVTVLGVAASDNCADKCSCKWKSGKRTVECVNRDLTSIPEWIDPETQVLDMSGNNICHLPNNIFIHVRLTNLQRLYLRECRIDRIDSKALAGLTNLVELDLSSNLLVAVPSLSFTDTPFLRDLVLAYNPIKRIRPHAFKSTLNLVKLDLSHTQLAEIEGKGFHGLDMLESLKLSNNALSTLHPGTFEPLNKLTSIELHENPWVCDCHLREMKMWLVKHNLPMIVAPVCHGPQQLLNRAFTDLGIDDFACRPILLIASRYAEATIGENASIECRVSAIPPAKVKWYWNGRLLTNHSAFSSYQKILIFEEGQFRKRSTLILTNAQEADSSEFYCVAENPAGCVEANFTLHVSLRTAGMSTLGSGQIAGISAALVVLILFILLIILVLFIRLRRMPLKDVKSSAPMEAATGDGVGSGSGGGSGDNNPPSATSTTRRKHEEIETTSFALESKPPASLHLSYVQRPHAAVVQESEYSTISRFDDQNQSAVAAMPGAGCFSSTTSLMPIDNPDLIRDTRRGSTEDITPYGVADYGRVEALDDAGKMLYTSCLWEARDSCGRTSAVSVNAYPSKEQLAVVAPVVEQFPPGAKQMRVWQKGVPVLPPVSALKRVLGSTRSSPDEGYQEGTGTDV; encoded by the coding sequence ATGGGGGTCTCGGTGTTCCTGCTTTACGCGGTAACGGTGCTCGGCGTGGCAGCCAGCGACAATTGCGCCGACAAGTGTTCGTGTAAGTGGAAGAGCGGGAAGCGCACGGTGGAGTGCGTGAATCGCGACCTGACCAGCATACCGGAGTGGATCGATCCAGAGACCCAGGTGCTGGACATGAGCGGCAACAACATCTGCCACCTGCCGAACAACATATTTATACACGTGCGGCTGACGAATCTGCAGCGTCTCTACCTGCGTGAGTGCCGTATTGACCGGATCGACAGCAAGGCACTGGCCGGCTTGACGAATCTCGTCGAGCTCGATCTAAGCAGCAATCTGCTGGTTGCGGTGCCGAGTTTGAGCTTCACCGACACGCCATTCCTACGCGATCTCGTGCTCGCGTACAACCCGATCAAGCGGATCCGTCCGCACGCGTTTAAGAGCACGCTGAATCTGGTGAAGCTCGATCTGTCGCACACGCAGCTCGCCGAGATCGAGGGCAAGGGCTTTCACGGACTGGATATGCTCGAGAGCCTCAAGCTGAGCAACAATGCATTGTCCACTCTGCATCCGGGCACCTTCGAGCCGCTCAACAAACTCACCAGTATCGAACTGCACGAGAACCCGTGGGTCTGCGATTGCCATCTACGCGAGATGAAGATGTGGCTGGTGAAGCATAATCTGCCGATGATCGTGGCGCCCGTGTGCCACGGGCCTCAGCAGTTACTCAATCGTGCCTTCACCGACCTCGGTATCGACGACTTCGCCTGCCGACCGATCCTGCTGATAGCCAGCCGTTACGCCGAGGCCACCATCGGCGAGAATGCCAGCATCGAATGTCGCGTGAGCGCGATACCACCCGCAAAGGTCAAGTGGTATTGGAACGGCCGGCTGCTGACCAATCACTCGGCCTTCAGCAGCTATCAAAAGATCCTCATCTTCGAAGAGGGCCAGTTTAGAAAACGAAGTACCCTCATCCTGACCAACGCACAGGAGGCTGACTCCAGCGAGTTCTACTGCGTCGCCGAGAACCCCGCTGGCTGCGTCGAGGCAAATTTCACCCTACACGTGTCCCTGAGAACGGCGGGCATGTCGACTTTAGGTTCGGGTCAGATCGCGGGGATATCCGCCGCGTTAGTGGTGCTCATACTCTTCATCCTACTCATCATCCTCGTCCTGTTCATTCGTCTACGTAGAATGCCGCTGAAGGACGTTAAGTCGTCGGCGCCGATGGAGGCGGCGACCGGCGACGGTgtcggcagcggcagcggtgGCGGCAGCGGTGACAACAACCCGCCGTCCGCGACCTCGACCACCCGCAGGAAACACGAGGAGATCGAGACGACGTCGTTCGCGCTGGAATCAAAACCGCCCGCTTCGTTGCACCTGAGCTACGTGCAGAGACCGCACGCGGCCGTGGTGCAGGAGAGCGAGTACAGCACGATCAGCCGCTTCGACGACCAGAATCAGTCCGCGGTGGCGGCGATGCCGGGCGCCGGGTGTTTCTCGTCGACGACGTCCTTGATGCCGATCGATAATCCGGATCTCATCAGGGACACCCGGCGCGGCTCCACCGAGGACATCACGCCTTACGGCGTCGCCGATTACGGCCGCGTCGAAGCGTTGGACGACGCCGGCAAGATGCTCTACACCAGCTGCCTGTGGGAGGCCAGGGACAGCTGCGGCAGGACGTCCGCCGTCTCGGTGAACGCGTACCCGTCGAAGGAGCAGCTCGCGGTGGTCGCGCCGGTCGTCGAGCAGTTTCCGCCCGGGGCGAAGCAGATGAGAGTCTGGCAGAAGGGCGTTCCGGTGCTGCCGCCGGTCTCGGCGCTGAAACGCGTCCTGGGATCCACGCGCAGCTCGCCCGACGAGGGTTATCAGGAGGGCACCGGCACCGACGTCTAG